The proteins below are encoded in one region of Effusibacillus dendaii:
- a CDS encoding mandelate racemase/muconate lactonizing enzyme family protein — MEIAKVDTFPLLYRLTHPYGDANGYKKYRSCFLIRITTRSGIEGWGEVIDWLPVLEKGFRERIIPFLIGKKATDRLSLVKIIKKWHQRSASGVSQALTEIAAKSAGFSICEMWGGSWRSSIPLYASFQSYSDTPDWINRSLHLVEKAAADGFDQIKVKIGGRSFAEDQSHILALQRQFGGTLQVALDANQSYDAATARQWERLFSEWSNWLWIEEPIPMNQVQDYKLLRASLSVPVSGGENLKSVADFLPLLETRAIDILNPDVMHMDGIDGFRESLQLARHFGLRVSPHSYDGGLCRLYTLFAQACLPAWSKMNDDSIEPVEWDVMENPFTSIVPLQPENGHVTLPQGIGIGIELDLSILEKYRWDGRTYV; from the coding sequence ATGGAAATCGCAAAAGTGGACACGTTTCCTCTGCTGTACCGTCTTACCCATCCTTACGGGGACGCGAACGGATATAAAAAATACCGTTCCTGTTTCCTGATTCGCATCACCACCCGTTCCGGCATCGAGGGATGGGGCGAAGTGATCGACTGGCTGCCCGTTTTGGAAAAAGGGTTTCGGGAGCGCATTATCCCATTTTTGATCGGTAAAAAAGCAACCGATCGTCTGTCGCTTGTCAAGATCATCAAAAAGTGGCACCAGCGGTCGGCTTCCGGCGTAAGTCAAGCGCTGACGGAAATCGCCGCCAAATCGGCCGGTTTTTCCATTTGTGAAATGTGGGGCGGGAGTTGGCGGTCCTCTATCCCTCTATATGCATCTTTCCAGTCGTACAGCGATACTCCCGACTGGATCAATCGTTCGCTTCATTTAGTGGAAAAAGCGGCAGCAGACGGATTCGACCAAATCAAAGTCAAAATAGGCGGCCGCTCTTTTGCCGAAGATCAATCACATATCCTGGCGCTGCAGCGTCAATTCGGCGGCACACTGCAAGTGGCGCTGGATGCCAATCAAAGCTATGATGCAGCAACTGCACGACAATGGGAGCGACTGTTTTCCGAATGGTCGAACTGGCTGTGGATAGAAGAGCCGATTCCCATGAACCAGGTGCAAGATTACAAGTTGCTGCGCGCTAGTCTGTCAGTTCCCGTGTCGGGTGGAGAGAATCTGAAATCTGTTGCCGATTTTCTGCCGTTGTTGGAGACCCGCGCGATCGATATACTCAATCCGGACGTGATGCATATGGACGGGATCGACGGTTTTCGCGAATCGCTCCAGTTGGCCCGCCACTTCGGACTGCGGGTTTCCCCCCACTCCTATGACGGAGGACTGTGCCGCCTGTACACCTTGTTTGCGCAGGCTTGTCTGCCCGCCTGGAGCAAAATGAACGATGATAGTATCGAGCCGGTCGAATGGGACGTTATGGAAAATCCGTTTACATCGATCGTTCCTTTACAACCGGAAAACGGTCATGTAACCCTGCCGCAAGGAATCGGCATTGGCATCGAACTTGATTTGTCCATCCTCGAAAAATACCGTTGGGACGGCCGAACATACGTATAA
- a CDS encoding NAD(P)H-dependent flavin oxidoreductase: MIKTRMTELLGIEYPIMCGGMFLVGRAELAAAVSEAGGLGTITSKTQPTVEDLRKEIQKVKSLTKKPFAVNLNLFPSTTETPNDQYIDVLLEEGVRIVETSGRSPEPIIQRLKDNNVVVIHKVPGARYAASAEKIGVDAVCVVGNETGGHPGMSDVGTLVMVAKATEKVKIPVIAGGGFADGRGLLAALALGAEGIIMGTRFMATKEAPIHPDVKRWMVESDENSTIVIQRAIGSASRVALNNVSRKVDELEKEGATLQELLPYISGQRSKKVYNEGDVNDGGIWSCGQSVGLIHDVPSVKQLIDGIVQEAQQALQRTQQNFGI, encoded by the coding sequence TTGATCAAAACAAGAATGACAGAACTGCTTGGCATTGAATATCCGATTATGTGCGGCGGCATGTTTCTGGTGGGGCGTGCCGAACTGGCGGCTGCTGTTTCGGAGGCGGGCGGCTTGGGCACGATTACGTCGAAGACGCAGCCCACTGTGGAAGACTTGCGAAAAGAGATTCAAAAGGTGAAGTCACTGACGAAAAAACCGTTTGCTGTCAACCTGAACCTGTTCCCAAGCACAACCGAAACGCCGAATGACCAGTATATCGATGTGCTGTTGGAAGAGGGCGTGCGAATCGTGGAAACGAGCGGTCGCAGCCCGGAGCCAATTATTCAAAGATTGAAAGACAATAACGTGGTTGTGATTCATAAGGTGCCGGGTGCCCGATATGCAGCATCCGCCGAAAAAATCGGGGTAGATGCGGTTTGTGTGGTCGGCAACGAAACAGGCGGACACCCCGGTATGAGCGATGTGGGAACACTTGTGATGGTAGCTAAAGCGACAGAAAAGGTAAAAATACCGGTAATTGCCGGCGGCGGTTTTGCTGACGGACGGGGGTTATTGGCGGCGCTGGCTTTAGGGGCAGAAGGGATCATCATGGGAACCCGTTTCATGGCGACCAAAGAAGCTCCCATTCATCCGGACGTAAAACGTTGGATGGTCGAATCGGACGAAAACTCGACCATCGTCATTCAACGGGCGATCGGCTCTGCTTCTCGCGTGGCGTTGAACAACGTAAGCCGTAAAGTGGATGAACTGGAGAAAGAAGGAGCGACCTTGCAAGAGCTGCTGCCTTATATTTCCGGACAGCGCAGCAAGAAGGTGTATAACGAGGGCGATGTGAACGATGGCGGGATTTGGTCTTGCGGGCAATCGGTCGGCTTAATCCACGACGTTCCGTCTGTCAAACAGCTGATTGACGGGATTGTTCAGGAAGCGCAGCAGGCATTGCAGCGTACACAACAAAATTTTGGGATTTAA
- a CDS encoding M23 family metallopeptidase, with protein MQLQKLGLLSILLLTALVVPDTVLAPPAPLAPAVMAHENGKSSAVNGTPIPTDLFTWPVPVTKEISSDYGWRFINGQKEFHTGIDVAADYGDPIDASADGVVLYAGPAEGFGNWIVIKHRHGLMTIYGHMYRKDIEVKPGQAVKKGQEIGRVGAAGQSDGPHLHFGIATGIKGDTMITVNPWNFLPHLR; from the coding sequence ATGCAACTGCAAAAGCTGGGACTGCTGTCCATTTTGTTGCTGACCGCTCTGGTTGTGCCCGATACTGTTTTGGCACCTCCTGCGCCGTTGGCGCCTGCCGTGATGGCACATGAAAATGGCAAATCCTCAGCGGTCAATGGAACTCCCATTCCAACAGATTTGTTTACATGGCCTGTTCCTGTAACAAAAGAAATTTCATCCGATTATGGATGGCGATTTATCAACGGACAGAAAGAATTTCACACCGGAATTGACGTGGCCGCCGATTACGGCGACCCAATCGATGCGTCCGCAGATGGTGTCGTGTTGTATGCCGGTCCGGCAGAGGGGTTTGGCAACTGGATTGTGATTAAACACCGGCACGGTCTGATGACCATCTATGGCCATATGTACCGAAAGGATATTGAAGTAAAGCCCGGACAGGCTGTGAAAAAAGGGCAAGAGATCGGACGCGTGGGCGCTGCCGGTCAGTCGGACGGTCCGCACCTGCACTTTGGAATTGCGACCGGTATCAAGGGGGATACGATGATAACCGTAAACCCGTGGAACTTTTTGCCTCACCTTCGCTAG
- a CDS encoding histidine kinase dimerization/phospho-acceptor domain-containing protein — protein MGGPLHLGTEWKKAQELLQNTQKLSVVGQLAAGVAHEIRNPITAIKGFIQLMKTDLVVKKEYFDIMSSEISRIELILSELLILAKPHAIEFEKKDVRTILAQVITLLETQAIMKNVQITTEFQTAMSLLISR, from the coding sequence ATGGGTGGTCCGTTACACTTAGGAACCGAGTGGAAGAAAGCCCAGGAACTCCTTCAAAACACTCAAAAATTGTCTGTGGTGGGACAATTGGCTGCGGGAGTCGCTCACGAGATCCGGAATCCAATTACAGCTATAAAAGGATTCATTCAATTGATGAAAACCGACTTGGTTGTGAAAAAAGAGTATTTTGATATTATGTCGTCTGAAATCTCGCGAATTGAATTAATTCTTAGTGAACTTTTGATTCTTGCGAAGCCGCATGCTATTGAATTTGAGAAGAAAGACGTGCGGACGATATTGGCGCAAGTGATTACTTTGTTGGAAACCCAGGCCATCATGAAAAATGTTCAAATCACAACGGAATTTCAAACGGCGATGAGCCTTCTTATCTCCCGTTGA
- a CDS encoding zinc-binding dehydrogenase — protein MKALVHTEKTGFDGLSYREMPDILPKAGEVRVKLKTAGLNHRDLFVLNRHKPTDPPLIIGSDGAGVIDAVGEGVQNVQVGDEVVINPGIGWKEKSDAPPEGFEILGLPDHGTFAEQVVVPADNVVQKPQYLDWEEAGVFSLAALTAYRALFTRGRLRAGMTVLIPGIGSGVATFLLQFAKAAKATVYVTSRSQEKCKRALELGADKAIDSNEDWNQALGGEKVDLVIESIGAATFNKSLDQLRPGGTVVTFGASAGDDIQINIRKFFYGQYNLLGSTMGSAEEYKEMLQFMEAHQIKPVLDQMYPLNQFKQAFNRMEEAAQFGKVGFFMGGNRYWTLRR, from the coding sequence ATGAAGGCACTGGTCCACACAGAGAAAACAGGTTTTGACGGACTTTCTTACCGCGAGATGCCGGATATACTGCCAAAAGCAGGAGAGGTAAGGGTAAAACTGAAAACGGCAGGCTTGAATCATCGCGATTTATTTGTCCTGAACCGCCACAAACCAACCGACCCGCCGTTAATTATCGGTTCAGACGGCGCGGGGGTGATCGATGCCGTGGGAGAAGGAGTGCAGAACGTTCAAGTTGGAGATGAAGTGGTGATTAACCCCGGCATCGGATGGAAAGAAAAAAGCGATGCACCGCCTGAAGGTTTTGAGATTCTTGGTCTTCCTGATCATGGTACGTTTGCGGAACAGGTTGTCGTTCCCGCTGACAATGTGGTACAGAAACCTCAATATCTAGACTGGGAAGAAGCGGGCGTTTTTTCATTGGCTGCCCTCACTGCTTACCGGGCATTGTTCACAAGAGGCCGTCTGCGGGCCGGTATGACAGTGCTTATTCCGGGAATTGGAAGCGGGGTAGCGACGTTTTTACTGCAATTTGCAAAAGCTGCAAAAGCAACGGTATATGTTACTTCCCGTTCTCAAGAAAAATGTAAGAGGGCCCTGGAACTTGGAGCTGACAAAGCGATTGACAGCAATGAAGATTGGAATCAAGCACTTGGTGGAGAAAAAGTGGATCTCGTGATTGAGAGCATTGGAGCCGCTACGTTCAATAAGTCGCTCGATCAGCTGCGTCCAGGAGGTACCGTTGTTACCTTTGGAGCATCAGCCGGAGATGACATTCAAATCAATATTCGCAAGTTTTTCTATGGGCAGTATAACCTCCTTGGTTCGACAATGGGCAGTGCGGAAGAGTATAAAGAAATGCTCCAGTTTATGGAAGCTCACCAAATTAAACCGGTACTGGATCAAATGTATCCGCTGAATCAATTTAAACAAGCTTTCAACCGGATGGAGGAAGCAGCTCAATTCGGGAAGGTTGGTTTTTTTATGGGGGGAAATCGGTATTGGACACTGAGAAGGTAA
- a CDS encoding cytochrome c biogenesis CcdA family protein: MLDGTNLNVWIAFAAGLLSFLSPCCLPLYPSYISYITGISYNQMQGDRDQVGVRKTALVHSLFFVLGFSIIFVALGTGAGFIGQLFYNYKDLIRQIGAILIIVMGLFMVGFIKWEYLMKERKWHMRNKPAGYLGSVLVGIAFSAGWTPCIGPILSSVILLAATDPVNSAWMMVAYSLGFAIPFLILAFTLGSVRWLMKYAGALARVGGGIMVVMGVLLYTNKMTDITKYLIQLFGFNSLL, from the coding sequence GTGTTGGACGGAACGAATTTGAACGTATGGATCGCGTTTGCGGCAGGACTCCTTTCTTTTCTATCCCCCTGCTGTCTGCCTTTATATCCTTCTTATATCTCGTATATTACAGGTATCTCTTACAATCAAATGCAGGGAGATCGGGACCAGGTTGGGGTTCGTAAAACGGCGCTTGTTCATTCGCTTTTCTTTGTGCTTGGTTTCTCGATTATCTTTGTAGCATTGGGGACCGGTGCGGGTTTCATTGGACAATTGTTCTATAATTATAAGGATCTGATCCGGCAAATTGGAGCGATATTGATTATCGTAATGGGACTATTCATGGTCGGCTTTATCAAATGGGAGTACCTGATGAAAGAGAGGAAGTGGCATATGCGGAACAAACCGGCCGGTTATCTCGGCTCGGTGTTGGTGGGAATTGCTTTTTCGGCAGGGTGGACGCCTTGCATCGGACCGATTCTGTCATCTGTCATATTGCTTGCCGCGACCGATCCGGTAAACAGTGCCTGGATGATGGTGGCGTATTCGTTGGGATTTGCTATTCCGTTCCTGATTTTGGCTTTTACGCTGGGCTCCGTTCGATGGTTGATGAAATACGCCGGCGCACTTGCCCGAGTCGGCGGCGGTATCATGGTTGTGATGGGGGTTTTATTGTACACAAATAAAATGACGGATATCACCAAATACTTGATTCAACTATTTGGATTTAATAGTTTGTTATAG
- a CDS encoding (Fe-S)-binding protein: MSTQQVETASQNGILQMMETMHYDDILNCMRCGFCLSACPTYRETGRETASPRGRIAMMKAVATGQLDVSEKFDSDMYFCLGCRACETACPAGVPYGTLLEGAREVVEENRKRPLITRIIRHVAMKKLIPQAKRMEQVSRLLYFYQRSGLRRLARSSGLMKLLPKSMAEMEKAVPEVASPAARKERKRMLPAKGEKRLTVGLFTGCVMDVMFFDTNEATAKLLSAFGCDVVYMEGQTCCGALHAHAGDKQEAKQLAKQNIEAFEQSGIDVLINNAGGCGAALKEYHHWFHGDPEWEERAERFVAAQRDMNELLATLPVPKMRSLPYRVTYQDSCHLAHGQKIRLQPRELIQSIPGIEYVELPEADRCCGSAGIYNLTNFDMSMQILDGKMKQVEGTKANLVVTSNPGCLLQMRAGIQRAGLEGQMRAVHIADLLYEAVE, encoded by the coding sequence AACTGCATGCGCTGCGGATTCTGCCTGTCGGCCTGTCCCACTTACCGGGAGACAGGCAGGGAAACGGCATCGCCACGCGGTCGCATTGCGATGATGAAAGCGGTGGCAACTGGCCAACTGGATGTGAGCGAGAAGTTTGATTCTGATATGTATTTCTGTTTGGGCTGCCGCGCCTGTGAAACGGCCTGTCCGGCGGGCGTGCCATACGGAACGCTTTTGGAAGGCGCTCGCGAAGTAGTGGAAGAAAACCGGAAACGTCCGCTGATTACCCGCATTATCCGCCATGTGGCGATGAAGAAACTGATTCCGCAAGCGAAACGAATGGAACAGGTCAGCCGTCTGCTCTATTTTTATCAAAGATCGGGATTGCGCCGCTTGGCTCGCAGCAGCGGACTGATGAAGCTGCTGCCCAAAAGCATGGCGGAAATGGAAAAAGCGGTGCCGGAAGTGGCATCGCCTGCCGCCCGTAAGGAAAGAAAACGGATGCTGCCGGCCAAAGGCGAAAAACGCCTGACAGTCGGTCTGTTTACCGGTTGCGTGATGGACGTCATGTTTTTCGATACGAACGAAGCAACCGCCAAATTGCTGTCTGCGTTCGGCTGCGACGTGGTGTATATGGAGGGACAAACCTGCTGCGGCGCTCTGCACGCTCATGCGGGCGATAAACAGGAAGCCAAACAGTTGGCCAAGCAGAACATCGAAGCGTTTGAACAGTCCGGGATTGATGTCTTGATCAACAACGCGGGAGGCTGCGGGGCTGCCCTGAAAGAATACCATCACTGGTTCCACGGGGATCCGGAGTGGGAGGAACGGGCCGAGCGTTTTGTCGCCGCACAGCGGGATATGAATGAATTGCTGGCGACTCTGCCTGTGCCGAAAATGCGCTCGCTGCCATACCGGGTTACGTATCAAGACTCCTGCCACCTGGCGCATGGCCAAAAGATACGGCTGCAGCCGCGCGAACTGATTCAAAGCATCCCCGGCATCGAATATGTCGAACTGCCGGAAGCGGATCGCTGCTGCGGTTCGGCGGGCATTTACAACCTGACCAATTTTGACATGTCGATGCAGATACTGGACGGCAAAATGAAACAGGTGGAAGGCACCAAAGCGAATCTGGTGGTTACTTCCAATCCGGGCTGTCTGCTGCAGATGCGGGCCGGCATTCAACGGGCCGGTTTGGAAGGCCAAATGCGGGCTGTCCATATCGCCGATCTGTTGTATGAAGCGGTTGAATAA
- a CDS encoding TlpA family protein disulfide reductase has product MKNWKLLFSIVLVVGLVVFTVFSQTTKGKSTAGQTPESKMQPSAGQQSNSQQSAQQPTQQQSAGQPNTSQPAVSPQPGKMAPDFALRDMAGQTVRLSDLRGKPVLINFWASWCGPCRQEMPDLVKKSETYKDQITFVGINLTSSESDAKDVQSFLQEFHVKYPILLDEEGQVSNLYQVLGIPTTVSINPDGMIVDRITGAMNADQMEKVMQNLLKK; this is encoded by the coding sequence ATGAAAAATTGGAAGCTGCTTTTTAGCATCGTGTTGGTGGTGGGGTTGGTGGTGTTTACCGTGTTTTCGCAAACGACAAAAGGGAAATCAACCGCCGGACAGACACCGGAATCAAAAATGCAACCGTCTGCTGGTCAACAGTCGAATTCGCAACAGTCGGCTCAGCAGCCAACGCAACAGCAGTCAGCCGGGCAACCGAATACTTCGCAACCGGCAGTTTCCCCGCAGCCGGGTAAGATGGCTCCCGATTTTGCTTTGCGGGATATGGCGGGCCAGACGGTCCGTTTGAGCGATTTACGCGGCAAACCGGTTTTGATTAACTTCTGGGCCTCCTGGTGCGGACCGTGTCGTCAGGAAATGCCCGATTTGGTAAAAAAATCGGAAACCTACAAAGATCAGATCACGTTTGTCGGCATCAATTTGACTTCGAGTGAATCGGATGCAAAAGACGTGCAGTCGTTTTTACAAGAATTTCACGTAAAATATCCAATTTTGCTGGATGAAGAAGGACAGGTGTCCAATCTGTACCAGGTCCTCGGCATTCCAACAACGGTTTCAATCAATCCGGACGGGATGATCGTTGATCGTATTACCGGGGCGATGAATGCGGATCAAATGGAGAAAGTAATGCAAAATCTGCTGAAAAAATAA
- a CDS encoding adenine deaminase C-terminal domain-containing protein: MQQRLRPVEPDAYFAILGVAKGKVKADLYLRGATVINVYTGELQEVNVAVKGKHIAYVGMSDAMVGPETKTVDLEGRFLCPGYIEPHCHPFNTYNPTTLARFVLPRGTTAMVNDNMGLYLRVELDRFLELIEQMGTWPIKMLWSARVDPQTEAEDLRPFFAPERMKRLLAHPLVVQAGELTAWPQLLNGDTQIAENLLQTMQMGKRIEGHLPGASLETLSMLAAGGLTAEHEAMTAEEVIRRLRIGYWTTLRYSSLRPDLPEIVQGLAGYHGDTKRIMMTTDGSTPAFLAEGFTDELLRVAMNNGMDPIVAYQTVTINPATYYGLDGEIGGIAPGRLADILVLEDLREPTPIAVMAEGRWVARSGNLLESWPGVDWQTNGMGKLQVNWRVAESDFTREENLPIIHLENPAITRLLEDAGDRTVLHAALVNEHSIVEANLTGMADRMDGFACSNTASIGIFTFGRDRASMAQAVNRVLEIGGGVVIVENGQILFEMELPLAGAMAEQELEPLILQVQTLIRLLKERGHTHYDPIFTMLFISATHLPEVRLTTDGVLHVKSGHVIRPPRTRN, translated from the coding sequence ATGCAACAGAGACTTCGTCCGGTAGAGCCGGATGCGTATTTTGCCATTCTTGGCGTAGCAAAGGGAAAAGTGAAAGCCGATTTATACCTGCGAGGGGCAACAGTCATAAATGTGTATACCGGTGAACTGCAGGAAGTGAACGTGGCGGTTAAAGGGAAGCATATCGCCTACGTGGGAATGTCAGATGCGATGGTTGGACCTGAGACGAAAACGGTGGATCTGGAGGGCCGTTTTTTGTGTCCCGGTTATATCGAACCGCACTGCCACCCATTTAATACATACAACCCGACCACATTGGCCCGATTTGTATTACCGCGCGGCACCACAGCGATGGTGAACGATAATATGGGCTTGTATTTGCGGGTCGAACTGGACCGGTTTTTGGAATTGATCGAACAGATGGGAACGTGGCCGATCAAAATGTTGTGGAGTGCGCGGGTGGACCCGCAAACAGAGGCGGAAGATCTGCGTCCGTTTTTTGCGCCGGAACGGATGAAACGGCTGCTTGCCCATCCTTTAGTGGTACAGGCCGGTGAGTTGACCGCCTGGCCGCAGTTGTTAAACGGAGACACACAGATTGCTGAAAACTTGCTGCAGACGATGCAAATGGGAAAACGGATTGAGGGGCATTTGCCGGGCGCTTCGCTGGAAACCTTATCGATGCTGGCGGCTGGCGGGCTAACGGCTGAACATGAAGCGATGACGGCGGAGGAAGTCATCCGGCGGCTGCGAATTGGATATTGGACGACGCTGCGCTACAGTTCGCTGCGGCCGGATCTTCCCGAAATTGTACAGGGACTGGCCGGGTATCACGGTGATACGAAACGGATCATGATGACAACAGATGGTTCAACCCCTGCTTTTTTGGCGGAAGGATTTACGGACGAACTGCTTCGGGTGGCGATGAACAACGGTATGGATCCGATCGTGGCGTACCAAACAGTGACGATCAATCCGGCGACTTATTATGGATTGGACGGTGAAATCGGGGGGATTGCGCCGGGGCGTTTGGCCGATATTCTGGTGCTGGAAGATCTCCGGGAACCGACGCCGATCGCAGTGATGGCAGAAGGGCGCTGGGTGGCACGATCCGGCAATCTGCTGGAAAGTTGGCCAGGAGTGGATTGGCAGACAAACGGAATGGGCAAGTTGCAGGTAAATTGGCGTGTTGCCGAATCCGATTTTACAAGAGAAGAAAATTTGCCGATCATTCATTTGGAAAATCCGGCGATTACCCGACTGTTGGAGGATGCCGGGGACCGCACGGTGCTGCATGCGGCGCTGGTGAATGAGCATTCGATTGTGGAAGCGAATTTGACGGGTATGGCGGATCGGATGGACGGTTTTGCCTGCTCGAACACGGCTTCAATTGGAATTTTCACGTTTGGCCGTGATCGCGCATCCATGGCCCAAGCGGTCAACCGGGTGCTTGAGATCGGTGGCGGTGTCGTGATTGTCGAGAATGGCCAGATCCTTTTTGAAATGGAACTCCCGCTGGCCGGGGCGATGGCGGAACAGGAGTTGGAACCGCTTATTCTTCAGGTGCAAACGCTAATTCGGCTGCTGAAGGAACGGGGGCATACGCATTATGACCCGATTTTTACGATGTTGTTCATATCGGCCACTCATTTGCCGGAAGTGCGCCTGACGACTGACGGGGTGCTGCATGTAAAAAGCGGTCACGTGATTCGTCCGCCCCGTACCCGAAACTAA
- a CDS encoding MDR family MFS transporter yields the protein MQIASLSFGRPLWVLLSGILFTHLGYYLILPLLTIILTNQKGISVSQVGLILGTGSVTYLIGSLLGGWLNDRIGQRRTLVLGLLLRAIGLLGYGFVSTLPLLFIVSTITGIGGGIYTPPAKSGIALYASGENKTTAFSFRGIAANIGVTAGPLLGAWLVSGSTLSLFIAASVIYFGMALSHQFLLPADIARADANQSAGFSIEILQDRPFLLFSLVTIVTWALYAQFTFSIPLRAAEIMPSPQKVALLWSITSVLIIFLQAPITRYTSRVWHPLTVLANGMLLMGIGLGSVMWSSQFFHLLISVTIFTFGEMLIMPTVDTVVSELAKPEAIGTYFGIASFVWGAGEALGNMGGGQIMTLSKNWNAPYLPWIVYAAVCVGTALAYYVLRSWPALAEPLSEAVKERTHPTRSPSVSWRKKEKLKRNE from the coding sequence GTGCAGATCGCATCCCTTTCGTTTGGACGCCCCTTGTGGGTGTTGTTGAGCGGAATTTTATTTACCCATCTCGGCTATTATTTGATTTTGCCGCTGCTAACGATTATTTTAACCAATCAGAAAGGAATCTCCGTAAGCCAAGTGGGGCTGATACTGGGAACCGGCTCCGTTACCTATCTGATCGGCAGCCTTTTGGGCGGCTGGTTGAACGATCGGATCGGCCAACGACGGACATTGGTGCTGGGGCTTTTGCTGCGTGCAATCGGTCTGCTCGGCTACGGTTTTGTATCGACTCTCCCGCTCTTATTTATAGTGTCTACGATTACCGGCATCGGCGGCGGGATATACACACCACCAGCCAAATCGGGGATTGCTCTTTACGCTTCAGGGGAAAACAAAACGACCGCCTTCTCATTCCGCGGCATTGCCGCCAATATTGGGGTGACAGCCGGCCCCCTGCTCGGTGCCTGGCTGGTTTCCGGGTCCACATTAAGTCTGTTTATCGCCGCATCAGTCATCTATTTCGGTATGGCATTGTCCCATCAATTCCTGCTTCCGGCCGACATCGCCCGAGCAGATGCCAATCAAAGCGCAGGATTCTCAATCGAAATCCTGCAAGATCGCCCCTTCTTGTTGTTCAGCCTTGTGACCATTGTGACGTGGGCGCTTTACGCACAGTTTACTTTCTCAATCCCGCTGCGGGCGGCTGAAATCATGCCCAGTCCGCAAAAAGTGGCGCTCCTTTGGTCGATTACAAGCGTCCTGATTATTTTCCTGCAGGCGCCCATCACCCGTTACACGTCGCGGGTCTGGCATCCTCTCACCGTGTTGGCAAACGGCATGCTGTTAATGGGGATCGGTTTAGGGAGCGTAATGTGGTCAAGCCAATTTTTCCATTTGTTGATCAGTGTTACGATTTTCACGTTTGGTGAAATGCTGATCATGCCGACTGTCGATACGGTCGTATCCGAATTGGCCAAACCGGAAGCGATCGGCACCTATTTCGGCATCGCCTCGTTTGTCTGGGGAGCAGGAGAAGCATTGGGGAATATGGGCGGTGGCCAGATCATGACGCTCTCCAAAAACTGGAACGCCCCTTATCTGCCCTGGATTGTTTATGCGGCAGTTTGTGTCGGGACCGCCTTGGCCTACTACGTGCTGCGATCATGGCCTGCCCTTGCAGAGCCGCTGTCAGAAGCAGTCAAAGAACGGACGCACCCTACACGTTCTCCGTCTGTGTCATGGCGGAAGAAAGAAAAGTTAAAGAGAAATGAATAG